The stretch of DNA CAGAGGTCACTCTATACTGGTCAAAGTTCCTCAACGCAGTTCAAAGTCAATTTTTCTTTAAACAATTCTGACCCTTTATATTTTTACATCGTTGCATGAAGGAATGCCAAAACTGCCTCAGACAATTCATCTCAATATTgagaatttaattaaattcctCAATTTTCCTAAAGAAAAGTCACTATGACGCTAACATTTCCCTCTGGACTCCTAGCTCCTATTAAATTGAGCAGATGAAAGAATATTGTGTTATACAGGCTGTCAGCCAACATCAACAGTCCATAATCCAAACCCAAAGATATTCATTAGATTGGATTCCTCTATTCATTGTCCACCGCTTTATCAACACGTCAAATCTCAAAATCATAGTCAGTGACACATAAAAGCAAAGTGTGGTTCCTTTGATAAATTTAGAGCCATGGCCTCACCGCTGACTTCATCAGAAACCAGAGGAGTTGGAATGCGGATGATGACGACTCCTGTGACGAGGAGCGTCATAAGGAGAAACCCGCCTCCCACACGCAACAAAATTGCGAAGAAACGTGAGACCATAGTACCTGTGAGGAATGACACTCAATCCAGGGATAACACAGAGATTCTCACCCGAGCCGGATCCCCGCACCCTCAGCAGCCACCTCCGGCCCAGCAGCCACCACAGACCAATCAAGCTCACACAAAACAGCAACTACAGAATGTGAAGAGGAAGTCAAAATGTGTGAAGGAGTTGGAGAAactgcaggagaggagagaaaggcgtcggcttcagcagcaggaagacAAGGAGAAGAGAGCTCAGGAGATGGATGTCACCATTCCCAACTACGAGATCATGTACATGATCCGAGATTTCCGGGACAGTCTGGTCTACCAGCCGCAGATCGCTCCAAATCTGATTGAAGAGCacagaatttgtgtgtgtgtgaggaaacgTCCACTCACTAAAAAAGAGTTGGCTGCCAAGGATTTGGATGTCATCACCATTCCCAATACAGAAATGATCATGGTACATGAACCTAAACAAAAAGTGGACCTGACGCGCTACCTGAAGAACCAGACCTTCTGCTTTGACTATGTCTTTGATGAATGGTCTACCAATGAGATGGTCTACAGGTTTACTGCCAGACCTCTAGTGGAAACCATTTTTGAGAGAGGCACAGCCACCTGCTTTGCCTATGGGCAGACGggcagtggaaaaacacacaccatgGGTGGAGATTTCCGTGGGAAAAACCAAGACTGCACTCAAGGAATTTATGCATTAGCTGCTCAGGATGTGTTTCTCAtgttaaaaaaacccaacaacatgAAGTTAGATCTCCAAGTATACGCCACTTTCTTTGAAATCTACATTGGAAAGGTGTTTGACCTGCTGAATCGTAAAGCTGAGCTGAGGGTGCTAGAGGACGGGAAACAGCAAGTACAGGTTGTGGGTCTTCAGGAGCGGGAGGTCAATTGCACAGAGGATATCTTGAAACTCATAAAGGTGGGCAACAGCTACAGAACATCAGGGAAGACATCGGCCAATGCTCACTCGTCTCGCAGCCATGCTATATTCCAGATCATTCTTCGGCGAGAGGGGGAGATACATGGCAAGTTCTCCCTAATTGACCTTGCAGGAAATGAGACGGGGGTTGGCACATCGAGTAGAGACCGCAAGACGCGCCTGGAGGGAGCTGAGATCAACAAAAGCCTTCTGGTGCTTAAGGAGTGTATCAGGGCTCTTGGCCATAACAACTACCATACTCCGTTTCGAGCCAGTAAGCTGACCCAGGTCCTGAGAGACTCTTTCATTGGGGAACATTCACGCACATGCATGATTGCAACAATCTCTCCTGCTATGACATGCTGTGAGAACACACTTAACACACTGCACTATGCCAACAGGGTCAAGGAGCTTTCAGTAGACCAATACCAAGCGATGGCAGGAGGTAGACCCAATATCCATGATGTCACTCAGCTGGATCTTCTGGATGAGGAGTGGCAGAGTATCTTGCCGCAGAGAGAAAAATTTAAGGAGCAGAATGAGGCAGAAGTGATGCCTCAGCTGTTAACCCTCGATGAGGCCATATCTGAGTTAGAGGAGATGGGGGGGTACGTCCGGAAGGATCATCAAGCTGTTTTCCAGGAGTCGATCCGGTGGCTGGAGGATGAAAAAGTGCTCCTGAACATGACAGAGAAGCTGGATTATGATGTGGCGTCTTACACAACTCAACTGGAGCAGATCCTAGACCAGAAGATCGAAATCCTCACTGTGTTCCGCAGGGAAGTGAAGTCGTTCCGCTCTGCACTCGAGGAGAAGAAGCAAGCTAGTAAGCTAATCAATCCCAAGATGCCACTTGCTATTTAGTAAGTGGATGTTGACACATGAAGAAACGGAACCACGAGATGATTGGCACGACCTGGACTATCAAGAGCCACCCTCCTTAAGTGAAGCCCCCAGGATGAGTTTTACCGACAGTCTACCTACAGTACCTACAATTGATATTCACCAATGTAATGTATTGTTTATGCATTTTCTCTGGTGCCACCCAGTGTACACAAGAAGCAACTGCACATTCCTTTCAGCTGTGTGCAGATGGCAGTTGCAGGGGTCTGTCCAGGGCTGTTTGGAGGCCTTGTTAAATTTGTTAAATCACCTGTATTCATCCATGAAATAACACTTGCCAATGCCTTCATGAGCTgaatcagtaaattaaaatgtaaaaaaaaaaggtctcatCTTCCCTGTTGTTTTGTCACAATGTtg from Solea solea chromosome 8, fSolSol10.1, whole genome shotgun sequence encodes:
- the LOC131464537 gene encoding kinesin-like protein KIF2A, yielding MASPLTSSETRGVGMRMMTTPVTRSVIRRNPPPTRNKIAKKRETIVPVRNDTQSRDNTEILTRAGSPHPQQPPPAQQPPQTNQAHTKQQLQNVKRKSKCVKELEKLQERRERRRLQQQEDKEKRAQEMDVTIPNYEIMYMIRDFRDSLVYQPQIAPNLIEEHRICVCVRKRPLTKKELAAKDLDVITIPNTEMIMVHEPKQKVDLTRYLKNQTFCFDYVFDEWSTNEMVYRFTARPLVETIFERGTATCFAYGQTGSGKTHTMGGDFRGKNQDCTQGIYALAAQDVFLMLKKPNNMKLDLQVYATFFEIYIGKVFDLLNRKAELRVLEDGKQQVQVVGLQEREVNCTEDILKLIKVGNSYRTSGKTSANAHSSRSHAIFQIILRREGEIHGKFSLIDLAGNETGVGTSSRDRKTRLEGAEINKSLLVLKECIRALGHNNYHTPFRASKLTQVLRDSFIGEHSRTCMIATISPAMTCCENTLNTLHYANRVKELSVDQYQAMAGGRPNIHDVTQLDLLDEEWQSILPQREKFKEQNEAEVMPQLLTLDEAISELEEMGGYVRKDHQAVFQESIRWLEDEKVLLNMTEKLDYDVASYTTQLEQILDQKIEILTVFRREVKSFRSALEEKKQASKLINPKMPLAI